The Triticum dicoccoides isolate Atlit2015 ecotype Zavitan chromosome 6A, WEW_v2.0, whole genome shotgun sequence genome has a window encoding:
- the LOC119314852 gene encoding uncharacterized protein LOC119314852, with the protein MLAGKAAARALVWLLLPVLVLVVLNSHHMPQVPLQATTLYLVGHASSEQTPVGAPPSPASGDETPVNAPPSPATSHHPSPASRPGVVSANKSQARPRDTDVAAPRSKSICNFSSDRMDICAMQGDVRMHGKSATVYVVSASEDSYRPENGTVKIRPYPRKSEEGTMHAIREVTIRWSGLDAPRCTVTHDVPAVVFSTGAYLNNFFHAMTDGIIPLFNTVREYDGHVQLVITDYNRKWVDKFQRILAALSRYPVINLDADDKVRCFPSVHVGTEGHKEMGIIPALSRKGYTMTDFRNFLRSIYSLKREWSTPVNRTSGDRPRLLMILRRNSRAFANEAEAVAAATEVGFEVVSAEPQVVSDMARFAEVVNSCDVMVGVHGAGLTNLVFLPRNATLVQVVPWGDMSWGSNAAFGAPSADMGLRYVQYETTPEETTLKYKYPRDHAVFTDVASINRQGYGMTWELFLNGQNITLDIDRYREVLQKIYHDSIIVDPSFSSDPVVEAPPSPASSGDVLDGIRDLQNEKGLQAMNAGVDASLIKSDVAAPRSKSICDFSSERMDICAMQGDVRMHGKSATVYVVSVSDDSYRPENGTVKIRPYPRKSEEGTMNAIRGVTIRWSGLDAPRCTVTHDVPAVVFSTGAYLSNFFHAMTDGVIPLFNTVREYNGHVQLVVTDYNHKWVDKFKDILAALSKYPVINLDADDKVRCFPSVHVGTEGHKEMGIIPALSRKGYTMTDFRNFLRSIYSLKREWSTPVNRTSGDRPRLLMILRRNSRAFVNEAEAVAAATEVGFEVVSAEPHVVSDMARFAEVVNSCDVMVGVHGAGLTNLVFLPRNATLVQVVPWGDMSWGSNAAFGAPSADMGLRYVQYETTPEETTLKYKYPRDHAVFTDVASINRQGYGMTWELFLNGQNITLDINRYRGVLQQIYQDSIMVDTSAN; encoded by the exons ATGCTTGCGGGCAAGGCCGCGGCAAGGGCTCTCGTGTGGCTTCTGCTTCCTGTCCTCGTCTTGGTCGTGCTCAACTCCCATCACATGCCGCAGGTTCCTCTTCAAGCAACAACTCTTT ATTTGGTCGGTCATGCATCAAGCGAGCAGACGCCCGTCGGTGCACCACCTTCTCCCGCATCAGGCGATGAAACGCCCGTCAACGCACCACCTTCTCCCGCAACAAGCCACCATCCTTCCCCCGCATCACGCCCCGGCGTCGTCAGTGCCAACAAAAGTCAAGCCCGTCCACGAG ATACAGATGTGGCAGCACCAAGAAGCAAGTCAATTTGCAACTTCAGCAGTGACCGCATGGACATCTGTGCCATGCAAGGCGACGTCCGTATGCACGGCAAATCTGCCACCGTCTACGTTGTCTCAGCGTCTGAAGACAGCTACCGGCCAGAGAACGGGACGGTGAAGATCCGCCCGTATCCGCGCAAGTCAGAGGAAGGAACGATGCATGCTATCCGGGAGGTGACCATCCGCTGGAGCGGGCTGGATGCGCCACGGTGCACGGTGACGCACGACGTCCCCGCGGTGGTCTTCTCCACCGGCGCCTACCTCAACAACTTTTTCCACGCCATGACCGACGGCATCATCCCTCTCTTCAACACTGTGAGGGAGTACGATGGCCATGTCCAGCTTGTGATCACCGACTACAACCGCAAGTGGGTTGACAAGTTCCAACGCATCCTCGCCGCGCTCTCCAGGTACCCGGTCATCAACTTGGACGCCGATGATAAGGTGCGTTGCTTCCCGTCGGTGCACGTCGGCACCGAAGGCCATAAGGAGATGGGGATCATCCCTGCTCTCTCCCGCAAGGGCTACACAATGACGGACTTCCGGAACTTTCTTCGTTCGATCTACTCGTTGAAGCGTGAGTGGTCGACCCCTGTAAACCGGACCTCCGGTGACAGGCCTCGCCTCCTCATGATTCTGCGCCGCAACTCGAGGGCGTTCGCGAATGAGGCGGAGGCCGTCGCAGCTGCCACAGAGGTCGGCTTCGAGGTGGTGTCGGCAGAGCCGCAGGTCGTGAGCGACATGGCCCGGTTCGCAGAGGTCGTGAACTCGTGCGACGTGATGGTGGGCGTGCATGGCGCAGGGCTCACCAACCTGGTGTTCCTCCCGCGCAACGCGACGTTGGTGCAGGTCGTCCCATGGGGTGACATGAGCTGGGGGTCCAATGCTGCCTTTGGTGCACCGTCGGCTGACATGGGGCTCCGGTACGTACAGTACGAGACGACCCCGGAGGAGACGACGCTCAAGTACAAATACCCGAGGGACCATGCCGTCTTCACCGACGTCGCCTCCATAAACAGGCAGGGGTATGGTATGACGTGGGAGCTCTTCCTCAACGGCCAGAACATCACTCTCGACATCGACCGCTACAGAGAGGTGTTGCAGAAAATCTACCATGATAGTATAATCGTCGATCCTTCATTTAGTTCTGACCCGGTCGTCGAAGCGCCACCTTCTCCCGCATCAAGCGGCGACGTCCTCGATGGGATCAGAG ATCTCCAAAACGAGAAGGGGTTGCAAGCCATGAACGCGGGAGTAGATGCCTCTTTGATAAAATCAG ATGTGGCAGCACCAAGAAGCAAGTCAATTTGCGACTTCAGCAGTGAACGCATGGACATATGTGCCATGCAAGGCGATGTCCGTATGCACGGCAAATCCGCCACCGTGTACGTGGTCTCGGTGTCTGATGATAGCTACCGGCCAGAGAATGGGACGGTGAAGATCCGCCCATACCCGCGTAAGTCGGAGGAAGGAACCATGAATGCTATACGAGGGGTGACCATCCGCTGGAGCGGCCTCGATGCGCCACGGTGCACGGTAACGCACGACGTCCCCGCGGTGGTCTTCTCCACCGGCGCCTACCTCAGCAACTTTTTCCACGCCATGACCGACGGCGTCATCCCTCTCTTCAACACTGTGAGGGAGTACAATGGTCACGTCCAGCTTGTGGTCACCGACTACAACCACAAGTGGGTCGACAAGTTCAAAGACATCCTCGCCGCGCTCTCCAAGTACCCGGTCATCAACTTGGACGCCGATGACAAGGTGCGTTGCTTCCCGTCGGTGCACGTCGGCACCGAAGGCCATAAGGAGATGGGGATCATCCCTGCTCTCTCCCGCAAGGGCTACACAATGACGGACTTCCGGAACTTTCTTCGTTCGATCTACTCGTTGAAGCGTGAGTGGTCGACCCCTGTAAACCGGACCTCCGGTGACAGGCCTCGCCTCCTCATGATCCTGCGCCGCAACTCGAGGGCGTTCGTGAATGAGGCGGAGGCCGTCGCAGCTGCCACAGAGGTCGGCTTCGAGGTGGTGTCGGCAGAGCCGCATGTCGTGAGCGACATGGCCCGGTTCGCAGAGGTTGTGAACTCATGCGACGTGATGGTGGGCGTGCATGGCGCAGGGCTCACCAACCTGGTGTTCCTCCCGCGCAACGCGACGTTGGTGCAGGTCGTCCCGTGGGGCGACATGAGCTGGGGATCCAATGCTGCCTTTGGTGCACCGTCGGCTGACATGGGGCTCCGGTACGTCCAATACGAGACGACCCCGGAGGAGACGACGCTCAAGTACAAATACCCGAGGGACCATGCTGTCTTCACCGATGTCGCCTCCATAAATAGGCAGGGGTATGGTATGACGTGGGAGCTCTTCCTCAACGGCCAGAACATCACCCTCGACATCAACCGCTATAGAGGGGTGTTGCAGCAAATCTACCAGGATAGTATAATGGTTGATACTTCAGCTAACTAG
- the LOC119318738 gene encoding uncharacterized protein LOC119318738, protein MDPSQMMPRSFPMWPPPPPPAASDAMPPPPLPLPQPFLAPPQPQPNRGWKRKNNPNNNNNLAGGGAYQPPAIGDLQVQNRAKARRWFNNPNNAGGGGNPNNAGGRKYFFPKSNKGGNKAKAPRNTTSFIIRAKRAGGIASLVSPCPVTPAVLPTPRISPSREGLSDMAQQQWGVDGYGSMKGLIRLRASSPRHPDAEGDDDDSSSGSDVEEHVEVERRLDHDLSRFEMVYPGGMANGAAGYVLEDLDDEYDQDVHVARLEEENLTLKERLFLMEQEVGDMRRRLEAIEARFAGADGVAAAGSADNAALVLQQRADADAENGVDAAPVAGDAVIVSLEDANANASGAENANLLEKEKGDAASASDDTVEDALKIDTEMDVAASASANAVEFALKNDTEMGVAASASANAVEFALKNDTEMGDAGNLVEEALENVTAMADAVSGADNAVKESDMNRGDVEQEKSGEDMAGAGSEKNAEMADTTGSGEEEGKEQA, encoded by the coding sequence ATGGATCCCAGCCAGATGATGCCCCGTAGCTTCCCCAtgtggccgccgccgcccccgcccgccgcctccgacgccatgcctcccccgccgctgccgctgccccagCCCTTCCTCGccccgccccagccccagcccaaCCGCGGCTGGAAGCGCAAGAacaaccccaacaacaacaacaacctcgccggcggcggcgcctaCCAGCCCCCCGCCATCGGCGACCTGCAGGTGCAGAACCGCGCCAAGGCCCGCCGCTGGTTCAACAACCCCAAcaacgccggcggcggcggcaacccCAACAACGCCGGCGGCCGCAAGTACTTCTTCCCCAAGTCCAACAAGGGGGGCAACAAGGCCAAGGCGCCGCGCAACACCACCTCCTTCATCATCCGGGCCAAGCGGGCGGGGGGCATCGCCTCGCTCGTCTCCCCCTGCCCCGTCACCCCCGCCGTGCTCCCCACCCCGCGCATCTCCCCCTCCCGCGAGGGCCTCTCCGACATGGCCCAGCAGCAGTGGGGCGTGGACGGATACGGCTCCATGAAGGGCCTCATCCGCCTCCGAGCCTCCTCCCCACGCCACCCCGACGCCGAAGGGGATGACGACGACTCCAGCAGCGGCAGCGACGTCGAGGAGCACGTCGAGGTCGAGCGCCGCCTCGACCACGACCTCAGCCGCTTCGAGATGGTCTACCCCGGCGGGATGGCCAACGGAGCCGCTGGCTACGTCTTGGAGGACCTCGACGATGAGTACGACCAGGACGTGCACGTCGCcaggctcgaggaggagaacctgaCTCTCAAGGAGAGGCTCTTTCTCATGGAGCAGGAGGTCGGTGACATGAGGCGCCGTCTCGAGGCCATCGAGGCGCGCTTTGCAGGGGCCGACGGCGTTGCTGCTGCTGGCAGCGCCGACAATGCTGCTCTTGTCCTCCAGCAGAGGGCTGATGCTGATGCTGAGAATGGCGTTGATGCCGCGCCTGTTGCAGGCGATGCTGTAATTGTTTCTCTGGAAGATGCTAATGCTAATGCTTCTGGTGCTGAAAATGCTAATCTACTTGAGAAAGAGAAGGGTGATGCTGCCTCTGCTTCTGATGACACTGTTGAGGATGCTCTGAAGATTGACACTGAGATGGATGTTGCTGCCTCTGCTTCTGCTAACGCAGTTGAATTTGCTCTGAAGAATGACACTGAGATGGGTGTTGCTGCCTCTGCTTCTGCCAACGCAGTTGAGTTTGCTCTGAAGAATGATACTGAGATGGGTGATGCTGGCAACTTGGTTGAGGAGGCTCTGGAGAATGTCACGGCGATGGCTGATGCCGTTTCTGGTGCTGATAATGCAGTCAAGGAGTCTGACATGAACAGGGGTGATGTAGAGCAGGAGAAAAGTGGTGAGGACATGGCCGGTGCAGGTTCAGAGAAgaatgcagagatggctgatactaCTGGAAGTGGAGAGGAAGAGGGCAAGGAGCAGGCCTGA
- the LOC119318737 gene encoding metal tolerance protein C2-like has product MADPRAWNPNYGVVGSGDRRLAYSRQPSFSSSSPRPPGPGLARSDSSISMPAPIAQPPKAPDVRYRWLATRPMRRLALLLGLNAAYSAVELAVGLLTGRVGLVSDAFHLTFGCGLLSFSLFAMAASRTKPDSTYTYGYKRLEVLAAFTNALFLLFLSFSLAVEALHSFMQDESEHKHYLIVSAVTNLLVNLLGVWFFRSYARVNIVYRKAEDMNHHSICLHVLADSVRSAGLILASWFLSLGIENAEVLCLGIVSVAVFMLVMPLFKATGNVLLQIAPGNVPPSAFIKCGRQITACEDVSEVSQARFWELVPGHAVGCLSIRVKNSSDDESVLEYVHGLYDDLGIHDLTIQTEKS; this is encoded by the exons atggcgGATCCTCGGGCGTGGAACCCCAACTACGGCGTGGTGGGCAGCGGAGACCGGCGCCTGGCCTACTCCCGGCAGccgtccttctcctcctcctccccgcggcccCCCGGCCCCGGCCTCGCCCGCTCCGACTCCTCCATCTCCATGCCCGCGCCCATCGCGCAGCCGCCCAAGGCACCCGACGTCCGGTACCGGTGGCTCGCCACCCGCCCGATGCGCCGCCTCGCGCTGCTCCTCGGCCTCAACGCCGCCTACTCCGCCGTGGAGCTGGCCGTGGGCCTCCTCACGGGGCGCGTGGGCCTCGTCTCGGACGCCTTCCACCTCACCTTCGGCTGCGGCctgctctccttctccctcttcgcCATGGCCGCCTCCCGCACCAAGCCCGACTCCACATACACCTACGG GTACAAGAGATTGGAGGTCCTCGCCGCCTTCACCAATGCC CTGTTCCTGCTGTTCCTGTCTTTCTCCTTGGCTGTCGAAGCGCTGCATTCGTTTATGCAGGATGAATCTGAGCACAA GCATTACCTCATTGTTTCTGCAGTCACAAACCTTTTGGTCAATTTACTTGGTGTCTGGTTCTTTCGGAGCTATGCTCGTGTCAACATAG TTTACAGGAAAGCAGAGGATATGAACCATCACTCCATCTGTTTGCATGTTCTGGCAGATTCAGTGCGGAG TGCAGGCTTGATACTAGCTTCTTGGTTTCTTTCATTGGG GATTGAGAACGCAGAGGTGTTGTGCCTGGGAATAGTTTCGGTGGCGGTGTTCATGCTTGTTATGCCTCTGTTCAAAGCCACAGGCAATGTCCTGCTGCAGATTGCGCCTGGCAACGTGCCACCTTCAGCCTTCATCAAGTGCGGCAGACAG ATTACTGCCTGTGAGGATGTCTCTGAGGTATCCCAGGCTCGGTTTTGGGAGCTTGTGCCTGGTCATGCTGTTGGTTGCCTCTCCATCCGG GTGAAGAATAGCAGTGATGATGAATCGGTGCTCGAATACGTGCATGGACTGTATGACGATCTAGGGATACATGACCTGACCATCCAGACTGAAAAATCTTAG